One part of the Arachidicoccus terrestris genome encodes these proteins:
- a CDS encoding SufE family protein, translating into MATENINNTIEAAQEEIIEEFAFLTDWMDKYEMIIQMGKELPMIDEQYKLPENLIKGCQSQVWLHADFKDGKLYFTADSDALITKGLVALVVRVLSGHTPKEIIASDLHFVDDIGLKSHLSPTRSNGLLSMLKQIKHYAIAFNTLQH; encoded by the coding sequence ATGGCAACAGAAAATATAAATAATACGATAGAGGCCGCTCAGGAAGAGATCATTGAAGAATTTGCCTTTCTAACTGACTGGATGGATAAATATGAAATGATCATTCAAATGGGTAAGGAATTGCCGATGATTGATGAACAATATAAGCTGCCGGAAAATCTGATTAAAGGCTGCCAGTCACAAGTCTGGCTACATGCGGATTTTAAGGATGGAAAATTGTATTTTACGGCGGATAGTGATGCATTGATTACTAAGGGATTGGTAGCCCTGGTTGTCCGGGTCCTTTCGGGGCATACACCCAAGGAAATCATTGCCAGTGATTTGCATTTTGTGGATGATATTGGCCTGAAAAGTCATTTGTCCCCTACCAGGTCCAACGGCTTACTTTCCATGTTAAAGCAAATCAAGCATTATGCGATTGCGTTTAACACCTTACAGCATTAA
- a CDS encoding iron-sulfur cluster assembly protein, whose amino-acid sequence MSNEITLRDQIEDTLRTVYDPEIPCNIMELGLVYKIEVKEDNVVFITMTLTAPNCPVAGDIVNEVQQKVQDIQGVKEAHIQLTFDPAWDKDMMSDEAKLELGFM is encoded by the coding sequence ATGTCAAACGAAATTACACTTAGAGATCAGATAGAAGATACATTACGTACAGTATACGACCCCGAAATCCCCTGCAATATCATGGAACTGGGACTGGTGTATAAAATTGAAGTAAAGGAAGATAATGTTGTATTTATTACCATGACGCTTACAGCGCCTAATTGCCCTGTTGCAGGTGATATTGTCAATGAAGTCCAACAAAAAGTTCAAGATATCCAGGGTGTCAAAGAAGCGCATATTCAACTCACTTTTGATCCCGCATGGGACAAAGACATGATGAGCGATGAAGCGAAACTGGAACTTGGATTTATGTAA
- a CDS encoding DUF3592 domain-containing protein, translating to MNKTLFLIFIVVFGLYIPFSRTPDYFDGLKTPATIRYKLDSNSHKQAPFAEYTLNGQTNYSVPAGYLFRSYKEGEKVVVIYENARPQQGAIYSWWGYWITWKELLFCLVGYIVLFQAAKSIVNEPAPEAMQELRDHEKKPKIRKRRYK from the coding sequence TTGAATAAAACCCTGTTTCTCATATTTATTGTTGTATTTGGGTTATATATCCCATTTAGCCGGACACCGGATTACTTTGATGGTCTGAAAACACCGGCTACGATTCGGTACAAGTTAGATAGCAATAGTCATAAACAGGCACCGTTCGCAGAATATACACTTAATGGTCAGACCAACTACAGTGTGCCTGCGGGTTATCTGTTCAGATCATATAAGGAAGGTGAAAAGGTAGTCGTTATCTATGAAAATGCACGACCACAACAAGGGGCAATATATAGCTGGTGGGGGTATTGGATTACATGGAAGGAACTGCTGTTTTGCCTGGTAGGATATATCGTGCTATTCCAGGCGGCAAAATCAATTGTAAATGAGCCCGCTCCTGAAGCCATGCAAGAGCTCAGGGATCATGAGAAAAAGCCGAAGATCAGAAAACGACGATATAAGTAA
- a CDS encoding LacI family DNA-binding transcriptional regulator gives MNKKITITDLAEYLGTTPGTVSRALNNHPAISDAMKKKVHELADKMHYKRNQIASSLRLGKSYTIGVLIPSADINFFGSVVHGIESVANENGYRILLFQTNESYKSEMEGLEALLSAHVDGILVSIAKETIDYGHFTAARDIGMPLVFFDRAKEGLDISSVVIDDFNGAYLATEHLIEQGYERIAHIGGQQHIKAFNDRFNGYKAALKKYKMPFKKSWLFDGDVSIAAGKEAINYFFKQKEVPDAVFAVEDYSALGAIKELKSRKICVPDAFGVFGFANELFAEHLTPSLSSVDQQTVMMGKEAMSLLLSIIDAKKGQPACKSIILNPLLYKRESSQRKSNHQSI, from the coding sequence GTGAATAAAAAAATAACAATTACCGATTTAGCAGAATATCTGGGAACCACCCCCGGAACTGTCTCTCGTGCGCTAAATAACCATCCGGCTATCAGTGACGCTATGAAAAAAAAGGTGCATGAACTGGCGGACAAGATGCATTATAAACGCAACCAGATCGCTTCTTCACTCAGGTTAGGCAAATCTTATACCATAGGTGTGCTGATCCCAAGTGCAGACATCAACTTTTTTGGTTCAGTCGTACATGGTATAGAAAGTGTGGCTAATGAAAATGGCTACCGCATCTTGTTATTTCAGACGAATGAAAGTTACAAATCAGAGATGGAAGGGCTGGAGGCTCTGCTTTCTGCACATGTGGATGGTATTCTGGTGTCTATTGCCAAGGAAACCATCGATTATGGTCACTTTACTGCCGCCAGAGACATTGGTATGCCGTTGGTATTCTTTGACCGGGCCAAGGAAGGGCTGGATATTTCCTCGGTGGTGATCGATGATTTTAACGGAGCTTATTTGGCTACTGAGCATCTGATTGAACAAGGCTACGAAAGAATAGCACATATTGGCGGACAACAACACATAAAAGCATTTAACGATCGGTTTAATGGTTACAAGGCCGCACTTAAGAAATATAAAATGCCCTTTAAAAAGTCCTGGCTTTTTGATGGAGATGTTTCCATCGCTGCAGGAAAGGAAGCGATCAATTATTTCTTTAAACAAAAAGAGGTACCGGACGCTGTCTTTGCGGTCGAAGATTACTCTGCGTTAGGAGCTATTAAAGAGTTAAAAAGCAGAAAGATCTGCGTGCCGGACGCATTTGGTGTTTTTGGATTTGCCAATGAGTTATTTGCCGAACATTTAACGCCCAGCCTCTCGTCAGTAGACCAACAAACTGTTATGATGGGTAAAGAGGCGATGAGCTTATTGTTATCCATTATTGATGCAAAAAAAGGGCAGCCTGCCTGCAAAAGTATTATTTTAAATCCCCTGTTATACAAAAGAGAGTCCTCTCAAAGAAAATCCAATCATCAAAGCATATAA
- the galK gene encoding galactokinase codes for MHSIINNIQQKFEEKFQERPLIIRAPGRVNLIGEHTDYNDGFVLPAAINKAIYLGMSARQDDRIELVAVDLNESYTGSVNNIEQNNQHWTLYILGVVDQLQKAGLKVGGFNCIFSGDIPLGAGLSSSAALECGVAFGLNELFSLELDKVHMVKIAQCAENEFVGVQCGIMDQFASMMGKKNFVIQLDCRSLDYSYNPIEMEGVDIVLFDSCVSHSLASSEYNTRRQQCEQGVQLIRQKYPEVKTLRDATQEMLDELVKDQDPVVYRRCRYVVQENRRLLEGCEDLRRGDVASFGQKMFATHDGLSKNYEVSCPELDFLIDCVKGHPDVLGARMMGGGFGGCTINLVRKEAIPELIRSVSQKYEAAMGKTPKVYVAETEAGVSVVQQQETAAAD; via the coding sequence ATGCATTCCATCATTAATAACATTCAACAAAAATTTGAAGAGAAATTTCAGGAAAGACCGCTGATCATACGAGCCCCAGGCAGAGTAAACCTCATAGGAGAGCATACCGACTACAATGACGGTTTTGTGTTACCTGCGGCGATCAATAAAGCGATTTATTTAGGTATGTCCGCAAGACAGGATGATCGTATTGAACTGGTTGCGGTTGACCTGAATGAGTCCTATACGGGCAGCGTTAACAATATCGAACAAAATAACCAACACTGGACCCTTTACATTTTGGGTGTCGTGGATCAATTGCAGAAAGCCGGCCTGAAGGTCGGTGGGTTCAATTGCATCTTTAGCGGAGATATTCCACTTGGAGCCGGATTATCTTCCTCTGCTGCTTTGGAATGTGGGGTTGCCTTTGGTTTGAATGAACTCTTTTCACTCGAGCTGGATAAAGTCCATATGGTGAAGATCGCACAGTGCGCCGAGAATGAATTTGTCGGTGTCCAATGCGGCATTATGGATCAGTTTGCTTCCATGATGGGTAAGAAAAATTTTGTAATACAACTGGATTGTCGGTCTCTGGATTATAGTTATAACCCTATTGAGATGGAGGGAGTAGACATTGTTTTATTTGATAGCTGTGTCAGTCATTCTCTGGCCTCTTCTGAGTACAATACCCGCAGACAACAGTGTGAACAGGGCGTACAGTTGATCCGACAAAAATATCCGGAAGTAAAAACACTCAGAGATGCCACTCAGGAAATGTTGGATGAACTGGTAAAAGATCAGGATCCCGTGGTATATCGAAGATGTCGCTATGTCGTTCAGGAAAACAGACGGTTGCTGGAAGGCTGTGAAGATCTCAGAAGAGGCGATGTCGCTTCATTTGGCCAGAAAATGTTTGCTACACACGACGGCCTGAGCAAAAATTATGAGGTAAGTTGCCCAGAACTGGATTTTTTGATCGACTGCGTTAAAGGTCATCCTGACGTGTTGGGGGCCCGTATGATGGGTGGTGGTTTTGGGGGATGTACGATTAATCTGGTCAGAAAGGAAGCGATCCCCGAGCTGATCAGGAGCGTTTCTCAAAAATATGAGGCAGCTATGGGTAAAACACCCAAAGTATATGTGGCAGAAACAGAGGCAGGCGTAAGTGTCGTACAGCAACAAGAGACTGCCGCGGCAGATTAG
- a CDS encoding sodium:solute symporter family protein, with protein MKLELNLVDYLVILTYFVFVLGIGYVLKRKMKTSNDFLMSGRSIPMWVASLAFISANLGAQEVLGMAASGAKYGLFTTHFYWLGAAIAMVFLGIFMMPFYYGSKARSVPEYLALRYDEKTRGFNAITFAIMTIFSSGISLYALAILLEAMLGWSFSSSIIVASIIVLGYTYLGGLTSAVYNEVLQFFLIVLGIAPLVYIGLHHVGGWEGIKTSLEGTNLLHVWKGMGSAATNPLGTNYGSLIFGLGFVLAFGYWCTDFLVVQRAMVTKNINDAQMTPIYAAIPKIFMPVIVILPGIIALVLMKTDASYTLPMAKGGGYDYNMTLPSLLQHFYPNGLLGVGLTALIASFMSGMAGNVTAFNTVFTFDIYQSYIKKGASDKHYLNVGKAVTVFGIAASVATAYLARSFDNIMDFLQLVFGFINAPLFATFFLGMFWKKATANGAFYGLISGTLAAAATHGLTVAEGKGGWLSHLLGTQPLYEYGSSMGQNFNIASVAFISCFLVTWLVSLGTKRRKESELVGLVYSLTEKQNTGHYVWYKSPVIVGSLVVIATIIFNIIFY; from the coding sequence ATGAAATTAGAACTGAATCTGGTCGATTACCTGGTCATTCTGACCTATTTCGTTTTTGTACTGGGCATCGGGTATGTGCTCAAACGAAAAATGAAAACCTCAAATGACTTCTTAATGAGCGGTCGGTCAATCCCCATGTGGGTGGCCTCTCTGGCCTTTATTTCAGCCAATCTGGGCGCACAGGAAGTATTGGGGATGGCTGCTTCCGGGGCCAAGTATGGCCTCTTTACTACTCATTTTTACTGGTTGGGGGCAGCCATTGCCATGGTATTCTTGGGCATATTTATGATGCCGTTTTATTATGGCAGTAAGGCAAGGAGCGTACCCGAATATCTGGCCCTGCGTTATGATGAAAAAACAAGAGGTTTTAATGCCATTACTTTTGCCATCATGACCATTTTCTCATCCGGTATTTCTCTGTACGCCCTGGCTATTCTTTTAGAAGCCATGTTGGGCTGGAGTTTTAGCTCTTCTATTATTGTCGCTTCCATTATCGTATTGGGTTATACCTATTTGGGAGGGCTTACCTCTGCGGTCTATAATGAAGTACTACAGTTCTTTTTAATAGTTCTGGGTATCGCCCCATTAGTATATATCGGCCTGCATCATGTGGGTGGCTGGGAAGGTATCAAGACTAGTCTGGAAGGCACGAATTTACTGCATGTCTGGAAAGGGATGGGCAGTGCAGCAACCAATCCGTTAGGCACCAATTATGGAAGCCTCATCTTTGGACTCGGTTTTGTATTGGCCTTTGGGTATTGGTGTACGGATTTTCTGGTGGTGCAAAGGGCAATGGTTACCAAAAACATCAACGATGCGCAGATGACACCCATCTATGCAGCCATACCTAAGATTTTCATGCCGGTTATCGTGATTTTGCCGGGCATTATTGCCCTGGTGTTGATGAAAACCGATGCCAGCTATACACTCCCTATGGCAAAGGGAGGTGGTTACGATTATAACATGACACTTCCTTCACTGTTACAGCATTTTTATCCCAACGGTTTACTGGGAGTGGGCTTAACCGCACTTATCGCTTCTTTTATGAGCGGTATGGCCGGTAATGTGACAGCCTTTAATACAGTATTTACTTTTGATATCTATCAGTCCTATATTAAAAAGGGTGCCTCGGATAAGCATTATCTGAATGTAGGCAAAGCTGTGACGGTGTTTGGCATCGCTGCTTCGGTAGCGACCGCTTATCTGGCTCGTAGCTTTGACAATATCATGGACTTTTTGCAATTGGTGTTCGGCTTTATCAATGCACCGCTATTCGCTACATTCTTTCTGGGCATGTTCTGGAAAAAAGCGACTGCCAATGGCGCTTTCTATGGCCTGATCAGTGGTACCCTTGCAGCGGCCGCAACGCATGGGCTGACAGTTGCAGAAGGTAAAGGGGGATGGCTGTCTCACCTATTGGGTACGCAACCGCTGTATGAATATGGCTCTTCAATGGGGCAGAATTTCAATATTGCCTCTGTTGCTTTTATCAGTTGCTTTCTGGTGACCTGGCTGGTAAGCCTGGGAACAAAACGCCGCAAAGAGTCTGAACTGGTAGGGCTGGTTTATTCTCTTACGGAAAAACAGAATACGGGGCACTATGTCTGGTACAAGAGCCCGGTGATTGTGGGTTCTCTGGTCGTCATTGCTACCATTATCTTTAATATCATCTTCTATTAA
- a CDS encoding nucleoside recognition domain-containing protein yields the protein MALNIVWIAFFVIAFVIALIKFFFLGDIEIFKRLTDGIFDSATTSVTQVAFPLAGTMVFFLGLMKIAEKAGAIARLARILNPFMRRLFPEVPQNHPAMGEMVMNFSANMLGLDNAATPFGLKAMESLQELNPKKDVASDAQIMFLVLHTSGLTLIPLSIIAYRLAAGSQEAASIFIPCVLGTVFTTLMAILVTGLKQKIKWDFVLIGWLLGIFALIVGLLIGVGTMSTAGKEVFSKIAGSLVLLLVIILIIIAGAYKKVSVFDTFIDGAKEGWVIVVKIIPYLVGMLVAIRVFRDCGALGYLTDGIGYIIHAIGFNTDFVPSLPVAIMKPFSGSGARGLMIDTMQTFGPDSFVGKLACTFNGSADTTFYIIALYFGSVGIKKVRYAVWVGLAADILGVLGAIAIGYIFFH from the coding sequence ATGGCTTTAAACATTGTCTGGATAGCCTTTTTTGTCATTGCATTTGTGATAGCGCTGATCAAATTCTTCTTTCTGGGAGACATCGAGATCTTCAAGAGGTTAACTGATGGCATCTTTGATAGTGCCACGACTTCTGTCACACAGGTGGCTTTCCCGCTGGCAGGTACTATGGTTTTCTTCCTTGGACTTATGAAAATCGCAGAAAAGGCAGGCGCGATAGCCAGACTCGCCAGGATATTAAACCCTTTTATGCGTCGTTTATTCCCTGAGGTGCCGCAAAATCATCCGGCTATGGGAGAAATGGTGATGAATTTCTCAGCCAATATGCTGGGGCTGGATAACGCCGCAACGCCGTTCGGCTTAAAAGCCATGGAAAGCCTGCAAGAACTCAATCCTAAAAAAGACGTAGCCAGTGATGCCCAGATCATGTTTTTGGTATTACATACCAGTGGGCTTACATTGATACCCCTGTCAATTATTGCTTACCGATTGGCTGCCGGCTCCCAGGAAGCCGCCAGTATATTTATACCTTGTGTATTAGGTACGGTTTTTACAACACTTATGGCAATCTTAGTTACTGGTCTCAAACAAAAAATTAAATGGGATTTTGTACTGATTGGCTGGCTGCTTGGCATATTTGCACTTATTGTCGGACTATTGATCGGAGTAGGGACGATGAGTACGGCGGGCAAAGAAGTATTTAGTAAAATCGCCGGCAGCCTGGTGCTGTTGTTAGTAATCATTTTAATCATTATAGCAGGAGCCTATAAAAAGGTTTCGGTCTTCGATACATTTATTGATGGGGCTAAAGAAGGCTGGGTCATCGTCGTAAAGATCATTCCCTATTTAGTCGGTATGCTGGTCGCAATCAGGGTATTCAGGGATTGTGGAGCACTGGGCTACCTGACAGATGGTATCGGCTATATCATTCATGCGATCGGCTTTAATACGGACTTTGTACCTTCCCTGCCTGTTGCCATCATGAAACCATTTAGCGGCAGCGGCGCCAGAGGGCTGATGATTGATACGATGCAAACTTTCGGACCGGACAGTTTTGTCGGGAAGCTGGCCTGTACCTTTAACGGCTCAGCTGACACAACTTTTTACATTATTGCCCTGTATTTTGGTAGTGTGGGCATTAAAAAGGTCAGATATGCGGTCTGGGTGGGGCTGGCAGCGGACATCCTGGGTGTGCTCGGAGCGATCGCAATAGGTTATATATTTTTTCACTAA
- the pfkA gene encoding 6-phosphofructokinase — MSKKVSKIAILTSGGDAPGMNATIRAVVRTGVYMGLEVYGIMRGYSGMMEDDIFQMDSRTVANIIQRGGTILKSARCREFYTEQGRRQAYENLKKRGIDGLVVIGGDGSFTGAMKLQNEFGLPVIGLPGTIDKDLYGTDFTIGFDTACNTAVQAIDKIRDTADAHDRLFIVEVMGRHAGYIALHSGIATGAETILIPEAATNIEDVISSLSEKEKRKKLVNIIVVAEGDAFGGANEVAKIVRERLPNFDTKVSILGHIQRGGSPTCIDRLVASRMGYHAVEALIEGKSNVMVGIINNEIVYTPLEVAIREKDSVDENWLRIVKILAS, encoded by the coding sequence ATGTCTAAAAAAGTCAGTAAAATAGCGATTCTAACTTCCGGGGGAGATGCACCTGGAATGAATGCCACAATCAGGGCAGTTGTACGTACCGGTGTTTATATGGGACTGGAAGTGTATGGTATTATGCGGGGGTATAGCGGGATGATGGAAGATGACATCTTCCAGATGGACTCCAGAACAGTGGCAAATATCATTCAGAGAGGTGGAACTATTTTAAAGTCAGCTCGTTGCAGAGAGTTTTATACTGAACAGGGCAGACGGCAGGCTTATGAAAATCTCAAAAAAAGAGGCATTGATGGCCTGGTCGTTATTGGCGGCGACGGTAGTTTTACCGGTGCCATGAAACTACAAAATGAATTTGGGCTACCCGTAATTGGTCTTCCGGGTACAATAGATAAAGACTTATATGGTACGGATTTTACTATTGGTTTTGATACAGCCTGTAATACCGCCGTTCAGGCCATCGATAAGATCCGTGATACAGCCGATGCACATGACAGGCTTTTTATTGTAGAAGTAATGGGGCGGCATGCGGGTTATATCGCATTACATAGTGGTATTGCCACGGGCGCTGAAACGATATTGATCCCGGAGGCGGCGACCAATATCGAGGATGTAATCAGCTCTCTTTCTGAGAAGGAAAAAAGAAAAAAGCTGGTGAATATCATTGTGGTTGCAGAGGGCGACGCATTTGGGGGGGCAAACGAAGTCGCAAAGATTGTTCGTGAGCGACTCCCTAATTTTGATACCAAAGTGTCTATTTTGGGACATATCCAAAGAGGTGGATCGCCAACCTGTATCGATCGCCTAGTGGCCAGCAGAATGGGATACCATGCAGTAGAAGCCTTGATCGAAGGGAAATCCAATGTTATGGTCGGTATTATCAATAATGAGATCGTCTACACACCGTTGGAGGTTGCCATCCGCGAAAAGGATTCGGTGGACGAGAATTGGTTACGTATCGTGAAGATATTGGCTAGTTAA
- the pyk gene encoding pyruvate kinase → MSKNVEKYLHKEMDAEAGILHNVHKTKIVATVGPACEKYEQLLALVKAGVNVFRLNFSHGSHENKGEIIDRIRKINEKEPYNVAILGDLQGPKLRVGQIENNKLTIAPGDILTFTSTEKVVGTKEKIYVSYPNLHNDVSVGEKILIDDGKLEVVVTEVNKDSGDVKVKVTYGGDLLPNKGVNLPDTEISLPAMTPKDIEDLDFIIARQLDWVALSFVRKADDIVDLKRRVQEQNSKIKVMAKIEMPSAMDDLRNIVNESDGVMVARGDLGVELPVEKVPMAQREIIRKCIHRSKPVIVATQMMESMMDRTKPNRSEITDVANAVLEGTDAVMLSGETAMGHHPVLVVETMRKIIMEVERTDYYYDREEDLKVIAHSPTMLSDAICYNACKIASEVNANALVGMTQSGYTGFRISSYRPRTPLYIFTKEQQLVNQLSLSWGVRAFFYDEEESLDEIVNDQINILRERRFIKSGDIVVNTGSTPVELHLPTNILKITKVTD, encoded by the coding sequence ATGTCTAAAAACGTAGAGAAATATTTACACAAAGAAATGGATGCTGAAGCAGGGATTCTGCATAATGTTCATAAAACAAAAATAGTGGCGACTGTAGGACCGGCCTGTGAAAAATATGAACAGCTACTGGCTCTGGTAAAGGCAGGGGTAAATGTTTTTCGTTTAAACTTTTCTCATGGCAGCCATGAAAATAAAGGAGAGATCATTGACCGTATCCGTAAAATCAATGAAAAAGAACCTTATAATGTTGCGATTCTGGGTGACCTGCAGGGACCTAAGTTGCGCGTGGGGCAGATCGAGAATAATAAGCTGACGATCGCTCCGGGAGATATCCTGACTTTTACTTCCACAGAAAAGGTTGTGGGTACAAAAGAAAAAATATATGTTTCCTATCCCAATCTACATAATGATGTGAGTGTGGGAGAGAAGATCCTGATTGATGATGGTAAATTAGAAGTCGTGGTTACTGAGGTGAACAAGGACAGTGGTGATGTAAAGGTAAAGGTAACCTATGGTGGCGATTTATTGCCCAATAAAGGCGTTAACCTGCCGGATACGGAGATTTCCTTGCCGGCCATGACGCCAAAAGATATCGAGGATCTGGATTTTATTATAGCCAGGCAACTGGATTGGGTAGCATTGTCCTTTGTTCGTAAAGCAGATGATATTGTAGATCTTAAAAGGAGAGTCCAGGAACAAAACAGCAAGATCAAAGTAATGGCAAAGATCGAAATGCCTTCTGCCATGGATGATTTGCGTAACATTGTCAATGAATCCGATGGGGTGATGGTTGCCCGTGGAGATCTGGGTGTTGAATTGCCTGTGGAAAAAGTACCTATGGCACAGAGGGAAATCATCCGTAAATGCATCCACAGATCAAAACCGGTTATTGTGGCTACTCAGATGATGGAATCGATGATGGATAGGACTAAACCTAACAGGAGTGAGATTACTGATGTTGCCAATGCAGTATTGGAAGGTACGGATGCTGTTATGCTAAGTGGTGAAACGGCAATGGGTCATCATCCTGTACTGGTGGTAGAGACGATGCGTAAGATCATCATGGAAGTAGAGCGTACCGATTATTATTATGATAGGGAAGAAGATCTGAAAGTAATAGCCCATTCTCCTACCATGTTGAGTGATGCGATTTGCTATAATGCCTGTAAGATTGCCTCTGAAGTGAATGCCAATGCATTAGTGGGTATGACCCAGAGTGGCTATACCGGGTTTAGAATTTCCAGCTACCGTCCAAGAACGCCCCTGTATATTTTTACCAAAGAACAGCAACTGGTCAATCAGCTGAGCCTGAGCTGGGGGGTCCGTGCTTTTTTCTATGATGAAGAGGAAAGCCTGGATGAAATTGTCAATGACCAGATCAATATCCTTCGGGAGCGGCGTTTTATTAAATCAGGTGATATTGTGGTCAATACGGGCAGCACACCCGTAGAACTGCATTTACCAACCAATATTCTAAAGATTACCAAGGTTACCGACTAA
- a CDS encoding thymidine kinase has product MFIEPSLTGDRRGWIEVICGSMFSGKTEELIRRLKRVQIAHLKVEVFKSSVDTRYSEKEVVSHDENSLHSTSVESSQHILLLAQDADVIGIDEAQFFDPEIIHVCEMLAARGVRVIVAGLDMDYKGNPFGPMPALLAIADYITKLHAICVKCGNIASISFRKAAAQSQVLLGEKHEYEPRCRKCYEEGMKGQVRS; this is encoded by the coding sequence ATGTTCATAGAGCCAAGTTTAACAGGAGACAGAAGGGGATGGATAGAAGTGATCTGTGGGTCGATGTTCAGCGGAAAGACTGAGGAACTGATCCGCCGATTGAAACGTGTCCAGATCGCTCATTTAAAGGTGGAAGTCTTTAAATCTTCTGTCGATACACGATACAGTGAGAAAGAGGTGGTCAGCCATGACGAAAATAGCCTTCATAGTACATCCGTAGAGAGTTCACAACATATTTTGTTGCTGGCTCAGGATGCAGATGTAATAGGTATTGATGAAGCGCAGTTTTTCGATCCTGAAATCATTCATGTCTGTGAAATGCTCGCAGCCAGAGGTGTACGGGTCATTGTGGCGGGGCTGGACATGGATTATAAAGGTAACCCTTTTGGCCCCATGCCGGCCCTGCTGGCCATTGCGGATTATATTACCAAACTTCATGCGATCTGTGTAAAATGTGGTAATATCGCCAGTATCTCTTTTAGGAAAGCAGCTGCTCAATCTCAGGTGCTCTTAGGTGAAAAACATGAATATGAACCCCGTTGTCGAAAATGTTATGAAGAGGGTATGAAAGGTCAGGTCCGCTCCTGA
- a CDS encoding heme exporter protein CcmB, translating into MNRYVIALIKKDLLLELRQQYTLYGIFLYVASTIFVIYITMGQPEEQVWNAMFWVVQLFVAVNAVAKSFLQESKGRMLYFYAIAGARDFILSKIIFNGLLMMVMTILSLGLFTLLLGNPVYNMWQFIGLSLLAGLGLSFIFTFLAAIAAKAQQQAALMAVMGFPIIVPQLLLLGKISKIAFSPALYQGLMSFIGLLIAFDILIIVLALILFPFLWKD; encoded by the coding sequence TTGAATCGTTATGTTATTGCACTCATTAAGAAGGATTTACTGCTGGAACTCCGTCAGCAGTATACCCTTTATGGCATTTTCTTATATGTTGCGTCAACCATCTTTGTAATCTATATCACGATGGGCCAGCCAGAAGAACAGGTATGGAATGCTATGTTCTGGGTGGTCCAGCTTTTTGTCGCTGTCAATGCTGTTGCCAAGAGTTTCTTACAGGAGTCCAAAGGAAGGATGTTGTATTTTTACGCTATTGCAGGTGCCCGGGATTTTATCTTATCTAAAATCATTTTTAATGGGCTGCTGATGATGGTAATGACGATCCTGAGCCTGGGATTGTTTACTTTACTATTGGGCAATCCTGTTTATAATATGTGGCAGTTCATTGGGCTGTCATTGCTGGCTGGCTTGGGACTCAGTTTTATTTTTACTTTCCTGGCAGCGATCGCGGCCAAGGCTCAGCAACAGGCAGCGCTGATGGCGGTCATGGGATTCCCGATCATTGTTCCGCAACTACTTTTACTGGGTAAAATATCTAAAATTGCTTTTTCTCCGGCCTTGTATCAGGGACTTATGTCTTTTATCGGGCTCTTGATTGCTTTTGACATATTGATCATCGTGTTGGCCTTGATTTTATTCCCCTTTCTCTGGAAAGACTGA